The Streptomyces sp. NBC_00306 sequence TGTTCGTCATCGCCGTACTGATCGTCGTGGCCGGCCAGCTGATCAGCGGCCGGAGAAAGAACAGCGCCGCGGCCAAGTAGGGCCCGCAAGGCCCTCGAAGGAGTGGAAACCATGGCCCCAGACGCCATGACCTTTGCCTCATCCCTTTCCGACGCCCAGCCCGTCGCCTTCTGGCTGGACGACCCCGCCAGACCCGCCGCCCTGCCCGCGCTCACCGGCGACGAGCACTGCGACCTCCTCGTCGTCGGCGGCGGCTACAGCGGACTGTGGACCGCGCTGCTCGCCAAGGAGCGCGACCCCGGCCGGGACGTCGTCCTGATCGAGGGGCACGAGGTGGGCTGGGCCGCCTCGGGCCGCAACGGCGGCTTCTGCGCCGCCTCGCTCACCCACGGCCTCGGCAACGGGATCGCCCGCTGGCCCGGTGAGCTCGCACGACTGGAGGAGCTCGGCGACCGCAACCTCGACGCCATCGAGGAGGCGGTGGCACGCCACGGCATCGACTGCGACTTCGAGCGCACCGGTGAGATCGACGTCGCAACCGAGCCGTACCAGGTCGCGGAGCTGGCGGAGATGCACGAGGAGGCGCGGCGACACGGTTTCGACGGACTCGAACTCCTCGACGCCGACGCGGTGCGCGCCGAGGTGAACTCCCCGACCTTCCTCGGCGGGCTGTGGGACCGCCGCGGTGTCGCCATGCTGAACCCGGCGAAGCTCGCCTGGGGCCTAAAGGAGGCCTGCCGCGGCCTCGGGGTCCGCATCTACGAGAACACCCGCGGCCTCGAACTCGCCGCGTCCGGTGCGGGAATGGCCGTCCGCACCCCGTACGGCCGGGTCTTCGCCCGCCGGGTCGCGCTCGGCACCAATGTCTTCCCGTCGCTGGTGAAGCGGGTGCGCGCGTACACCGTCCCGGTCTACGACTACGCCCTGATGACCGAACCGCTCAGCGAGCAGCAGCGCGCCGAGATCGGCTGGGAGGGCCGGCAGGGCCTCGGCGACGTCGCCAACCAGTTCCACTACTTCCGGATCACCGCCGACCACCGCATCCTGTGGGGCGGTTACGACGCGATCTATCCGTACGGCGGGAAGGTCAGCGCGGAGCTGGACCACCGGCCCGAGACCTATCTGAAGCTCGCCGGCCACTTCTTCCGCTGCTTCCCGCAGCTGGAGGGGCTGCGCTTCAGTCATGCGTGGGGCGGGGCGATCGACACCTGTTCGCGGTTCTCCGCGTTTTTCGGCACGGCGCACGGCGGCAAGGTCGCCTACGCCGCCGGCTACACCGGTCTGGGGGTCGGCGCCACGCGCTTCGGCGCCGATGTGATGCTCGACCTGCTGTCGGGGGAGCGCACCGAGCGCACGGAGCTGGAGATGGTGCGCAGCAAGCCGATGCCCTTCCCGCCCGAGCCCGTCGCCTGGGCCGGTATCGGGCTCACCAAGTGGGCGCTGGCCAGGGCGGACGCTCAGGGCGGGCGGCGCAATGTGTGGCTGCGCGCCATGGACCGGATGGGGCTCGGCTTCGACAGCTGACCCGGCGTGACCCAGATCACTACCAACTGGTAGCCCCAACCCGCGTCATACGACGGCCCCGGGCCGCTCTCCCCTGTGAACGCACCGTCGGTGCGCAGGGAAGGGAGTAGGGGTCATGAACGACTCGGGGGCCAGGACCGCGGTGGAGTGGCTGGCGTCGGTCGCACCGGACCCGGAAGCCTGCCGGTGGGAGTGGGAGCGCAACCCGCTCGGGGTCGCGCTGCTGCCCGCCGGCAGGCGCTGGGACGTACTGATCCTGCCGGGAGAGCTGGGCTATCCGACGCTCGATGTGCTGAGCAGGCTGGTCGACAGGCCGGGGCCGGTGCTCGCCGACTTCGGCGACTCCCGCATGGGGTTCTTCGTGCCGCCCGGCACGGCCGCACGGTGGCTCGGGACCGGTGTGCGCAGCGCGGGCGTCGGCACCTGGATCGTCGTGCCCTACCCGGGGCGGGCTGGTGGCGGCGGGGTGCGCTGGCTCGTCGTGCCGGACGGCTCGGGCACGCTCACGGATCCGACGCTGCTGGAACTCGCGATGCACGAGGCGGCGGGGGCCATGGCGCGACGCGAGGGGGAGTGAGGGGCCAGGGCCTGTCGTCCGGACCCCGCCGGCTTCGTGTGCCGCTGTCAGAGGTCTTGACAACGGCATTGGTCTGGACCAAATTGCGGGAGCTCCCACTCGAATCCCCCCATGCCCGGAGGCAGTTGTGGACCGCACCAGACTCTCGGCCGCCCTGACGGCGGCCGCGCTCGCCCTCGGCGGACTTGTCGCCACGTCCACCGCCGCCGAAGCGGCCGACGCCGAAGTCGCCCGCAACGGCGGCTTCGAGGCCGGTCTCACCGGCTGGAGCTGCTCCGCGGGCAGCGGAGTCGTCGTCAGTTCGCCCGTACGCAGCGGGAGTTCGGCTCTGAAGGCCACCCCGGGCGGCAGCGACAACGCCAAGTGCAGTCAGAGTGTCACCGTCAAGCCCAACTCCGACTACACCCTCAGTGGCTGGGTCCAGGGCGGCTACGTCTACCTCGGCGCCTCCGGCACCGGTACCACCGACGTCTCCACCTGGACACCGTCCGCGTCCGGCTGGCAGAAACTCTCGACGAGCTTCCGCACCGGCGCCTCGACCACCTCGGTGACCATCTACACCCACGGCTGGTACGGCACGGCGGCCTACCACGCGGACGACGTCTCCCTGTTCGGCCCGGGCGGCGACCCGGTCCAGCTGCCGGCCGCCCCCACCGGCCTCACCGCGGGATCGCCGGGCTCCACCTCCGTGCCGCTGAGCTGGTCGCCCGTCTCCGGCGCCACCGGCTACAACGTCTACCGCGGCGGCGCCAAGGTCACCTCCGTGACGGGGACGTCGGCCACCGTGACGGGGCTGTCGCCCAGCACGACGTACAGCTTCCAGGTCACCGCGACCAACAGCGCGGGCGAGTCCCCGAAGTCCGCGGTCGTCGGCGCGACCACCACCGCCGGTGGCGGCAACCCGGGCACCGGCCTCCCGGCCCACGCCCTCGTCGGCTATCTGCACGCCAGTTTCGCCAACGGCTCCGGCTACACCCGCATGGCGGACGTCCCCGACTCCTGGGACGTCATCAACCTCGCCTTCGGCGAACCCACATCGGTCACCTCCGGCGACATCCGCTTCAGCCTCTGCCCGGCGGCCGAGTGCCCGAACGTCGAGTCCGTCGCCGAGTTCAAGGCCGCCATCAAGGCGAAGCAGGCCGCCGGCAAGAAGGTCCTGATCTCCATCGGCGGCGCCAACGGGCAGGTGCAGCTGGGCAGTACGGCCGCGCGTGACACCTTCGTCTCCTCCGTCTCGAAGATCATCGACGAGTACGGTCTCGACGGCCTGGACATCGACTTCGAGGGCCACTCCCTCTCGCTGAACACCGGGGACACGGACTTCCGCTCGCCGACCTCACCGGTGATCGTCAACCTCATCTCGGCGATCAAGACCCTCAAGGCGAAGTACGGCTCGGACTTCGTCCTCACGATGGCCCCGGAGACCTTCTTCGTGCAGCTGGGCTACCAGTACTACGGCTCCGGCCCCTGGGGCGGCCAGGACCCGCGCGCCGGCTCCTACCTCCCCGTCATCCGCGCGCTGCGGGACGACCTCACCCTGCTGCACGTCCAGGACTACAACTCCGGCTCGATCATGGGTCTGGACAACCAGTACCACTCGATGGGCGGCGCGGACTTCCACATCGCCATGACCGACATGCTGCTCACCGGCTTCCCGGTGGCCGGTGACCAGTCGAAGTTCTTCCCCGCCCTGCGGCCCGAGCAGGTCGCCATCGGTCTGCCGGCGTCCACCCAGGCGGGCAACGGGCACACCTCACCCGCCGAGGTGAACAAGGCGCTCGACTGTCTGACGAAGAAGGTGAGCTGCGGCTCGTACGCGACCCACGGCACCTGGCCCGCCCTGCGCGGACTGATGACGTGGTCCATCAACTGGGACCGCTTCAACCAGTGGGAGTTCTCCCGGAATTTCGACGCATACCGCTGGAGCTGATCAGCAGCAGCATCCCGCACAGGCACCAGCTGCCGATGACGTCCAGCGGCCAGTGGTAGCCGCGCAGCACCAGACCGATGCCCGTCGCCAGGGTGAGCACCAGGGCGACGGGCATCGACCGTCGCAATCGCAGATATGGGGCGAGGAGCAGCGCGGCCGTGCCGTAGGCGACCATCGCGGTCGCCGTATGGCCGGAGGGGTAGTAGCCGCCCGCGTCGGTGAGCGGTCCCTGGCGGTCGATCAGTGCCTTGAGCGGCACGACCAGCGCGGGCACGGCGGCCATCGTGAGGACGGCGACCAGAGCGTCACGGCGCGCGGCCCTTCTGTCGCGCCACAGGGCATACGCGAGGGCGGCGGCCAGCACGGGCAGAGCAACGGCCACGCTGCCGAGGTCGGCCAGCGCCTCGGTGAGCGGCCGGGGTCCGTGGCCGGCGATGCGGAGTTCGACGCGCTCGTCCAACGAGCGCAGGGGTCCGCCGGCGGCGACCTGCCAGGTGATCAGCGAGAAGAGCACGGCGCACAGGACGGCCGGCCACACCTGACGAGGAAAAGCCGGCCACCTCGGAACAGGGGGGGTAGTTCCGAAGCGGCCGGCCTGACCGGTTTGCCGCGCGCCCCGGGGGGTTTGGGGCGGGCGGCCATCCGATCGGTGAGGAGTTCCGGAGCCAGAAGCTCCAGTGGTGTGCGCGAGGGCACGGCCAGGACGAAGCTGGGGAGGCCTCGGCCTGGAGTCGCCCGCAGTCCCCTGCGAGCGGGGTGTTTCTCTCATCTGCAGAAACCGTACGGCAGGGGCCGGGGGGACCGACAGACGGATCTCCATCCCGCCATCGGCCCCCCACACGTTCTTCACAGGCCCCGACCGTTCCGGCTGCTCCGCCGCTGATCAACCATGGTCCGGGCGGCCGTTTCGGTGATGGGGCCCACGCTTCGAGCGCCTGGTCAGACGCCCGCGAACGCCTGCTCGAGGATGTCCAGACCCTCGTTGAGCAGGTCCTCGCCGATCACCAGCGGCGGCAGGAAGCGCAGCACGTTGCCGTAGGTGCCACAGGTCAGGACCAGCAGGCCCTCGGCGTGGCAGGCCTTGGCGAGCGCGGCGGTCGCGGCCGCGTTCGGCTCCTTGGTCTCGCGGTCGTTCACCAGCTCGATCGCGATCATGGCGCCGCGCCCGCGGATGTCGCCGATGATGTCGAACTTCTCGGCCATCGCGCCCAGGCGGCTCTTCATGACCTCCTCGATGCGCTTGGCCTTGCCGTTGAGGTCGAGCTCCTTCATGGTCTCGATGGCGCCGAGCGCACCGGCACAGGCCACCGGGTTGCCGCCGTACGTACCGCCGAGGCCGCCCGCGTGCGGGGCGTCCATGATCTCGGCGCGGCCCGTCACGGCGGCGAGCGGCAGACCGCCCGCGATGCCCTTGGCGGTGGTGATCAGGTCCGGGACGATGCCCTCGTCCTCGCACGCGAACCACTCGCCGGTACGGCAGAAGCCGGACTGGATCTCGTCCGCGACGAAGACGATGCCGTTGTCCTTGGCGAACTGCGCGATCGCCGGCAGGAAGCCCTTGGCCGGCTCGATGAAGCCGCCCTCGCCGAGGACCGGCTCGATGATGATCGCGGCGACGTTCTCGGCGCCGACCTGCTTGTTGATCATGTCGATGGCCTGGGCGGACGCCTCGGCGCCGGCGTTCTCGGCGCCGGTCGGCCAGCGGTAGCCGTACGCCACCGGGACGCGGTAGACCTCGGGCGCGAACGGACCGAAGCCGTTCTTGTACGGCATGTTCTTGGCGGTCAGCGCCATCGTCAGGTTGGTACGGCCGTGGTAGCCGTGGTCGAAGACGACGACGGCCTGGCGCTTGGTGTAGGCGCGGGCGATCTTGACGGCGTTCTCGACGGCCTCGGCGCCCGAGTTGAACAGCGCGGACTTCTTCGCGTGGTCGCCCGGCGTCAGCTCGGCGAGGGCCTCGGCGACCGCGACGTAGCCCTCGTACGGCGTGACCATGAAACAGGTGTGGGTGAAGTCGGCGAGCTGCGCGGACGCGCGGCGTACGACGGCCTCGGCGGAGGCGCCGACGGAGGTCACGGCGATACCCGACCCGAAGTCGATGAGCCGGTTGCCGTCGACGTCCTCGATGATCCCGCCGCCGGCGCGCGCGGTGAAGACGGGCAGCACGGACCCCACGCCACCGGCGACCGCGGCGGTGCGGCGGGACTGAAGCTCCACGGACTTCGGTCCGGGAATGGCGGTGACGACGCGGCGCTCCTGCGGGATTGCGGTCATGAGGGGCTCCTGGGGTGCTGTGGGACGCTTCGTGTTTCTTTCTCCGCAGGCTAGGCGCGGGGGAGGGGGGTGGGCATGCGCCGTTCGGGAGTGTTGGGGGTGTGTCGTTGTCCGTGCCGGACATAGGCGGGCGCGGAAGGGCCTTCGCGAACGCCGGGCGGGGCGAATCGGTGAACTACCCCCACCGGGGCACTAGATTGACCGTGCACAGAGCGGGCCTGGCTGGTCAGGGGGCAGCGGTTTCATGGAATCCGAAGGCACATTCGACGCACGCGGTACGCGGTCCGATTCCGTGCCACGTCCCGCCGGGCCACCACCCGACGAGCCGTCGATGCCGCCCGGAACCCCCGCGCGGCCGGCGCAGGCGCCGGTGTCCCGCCTGGCGGTCGCCGAATGGCTGCGCATCCCGCGGCCTGCCGCCGCCCCCGGGATCTGGCGTCTGGACCACCGTGAGCGGCCGCAGGAGGAACCGGACCTCGTGCCCGCCCGCCAGCTGTTCAGTGGCGCCTTCATCGCCTACCTCTGCGGATGGCTCCTCTGGTCACTGCTGTGGAACGGCTACCTGGACGGTTGGTGGTTCTTCGTCAAGGACTGGTGGCTGCTGCCGATGCTGTGGCTGGTCCCGGACGACTGGCGGGCACAGGGCAGCCAGAACGCGGAACTCTTCGTCGCCGCGACCTACCTCTACGACGCCCTCGTCCTCGGTCTGCTCGCCGTCGGCTTCGGGCGGGTGGGCAACTGGCGCGAGGTCTGGCAGCGCTACGGCGTGCCGCTGTGGCCGCTCTTCGTCCTGCTGCCGGGCGTGTGGCGCGAAATGCCCCGTACCGTCACATGGCTCACCTGGGTGTCGAACATCTACTACGTGCTGCTCGTGGCCGCAGTGATCGCGGCTGTCGGGCGGATCGGCACGTGGCCGCCCGTACGGCGTCGGCTGGGGACCGCCGGGCCGGCGGCCGCGCCCCCGCCTCCGCCGGAAGCCGACCCCGCCGACTGGCCCGAGCTGCGCGCCGCCGGTCTGGGCGAGGCCGCCGCCCGGCTCGCCGACGCCACCGCACGCGGAACGCTCGGCGATGTGGACTACGCCCGGATCCGGCGCGCCTGGCAGGGAGTGCACGCCAGGCCCGACCGGCTCTCCGCCTTCGCCGACACCGTGCGCAGGGACGGGCCGGCCGCCTGCGCCCACCCCTCCGGCCGTCGGGACCTGGCCGTGCGCAGTGCCACGCACGACCTCGCCACCGCACAGGTCAAGATCGGCACCGTGGTCGACGACCCGCGCAATCCCTACGCACGCCGCACCACCGGTGTCGCCCTCGAACCCGCCCTCCTCGGGACCTCCCTCCTCGCCGTCGGGCCCTCCGGGTCCGGGAAGAGCGTGCGGCTGGTGCGGCCCGTCGTCGAGTCCCTGTGCCTCCAGGCCCTCGCCAACCGCGCCGCCGTCGTCACCGTCACCGCGCAGGGGGCCGCCGCCGCGCCCGACGACGCCTTCGACCTGGTCATCTCCGTCGGACGCCCCGATTCCACCCACGACCTCGACCTCTACGGCGGCGCCGACGACCCCGACGAGGCCGCCCGCGTGCTCGCCGAGGCGCTCGTCGGGGATCTCGCCGCCACACTGGCCGGCGGCGACAGCCGGCGGGCCGCGACCGCGCTGGCCCAGCTGATCGGGCCGTACCGGTGCGTCCACGGACGCTTCCCCGCCGTACCCGAGCTGCGGGAACTGCTCAGCGGCGCTCCCGTCGCCGTCGGAGCGCTGCGGGCCGCGCTGGAGTCGCAGGGCGATCCGGTCGCCGCGGCGCAGCTGCGGGAGCTGGACGCCCGGGAG is a genomic window containing:
- a CDS encoding ATP/GTP-binding protein; amino-acid sequence: MPPGTPARPAQAPVSRLAVAEWLRIPRPAAAPGIWRLDHRERPQEEPDLVPARQLFSGAFIAYLCGWLLWSLLWNGYLDGWWFFVKDWWLLPMLWLVPDDWRAQGSQNAELFVAATYLYDALVLGLLAVGFGRVGNWREVWQRYGVPLWPLFVLLPGVWREMPRTVTWLTWVSNIYYVLLVAAVIAAVGRIGTWPPVRRRLGTAGPAAAPPPPPEADPADWPELRAAGLGEAAARLADATARGTLGDVDYARIRRAWQGVHARPDRLSAFADTVRRDGPAACAHPSGRRDLAVRSATHDLATAQVKIGTVVDDPRNPYARRTTGVALEPALLGTSLLAVGPSGSGKSVRLVRPVVESLCLQALANRAAVVTVTAQGAAAAPDDAFDLVISVGRPDSTHDLDLYGGADDPDEAARVLAEALVGDLAATLAGGDSRRAATALAQLIGPYRCVHGRFPAVPELRELLSGAPVAVGALRAALESQGDPVAAAQLRELDARERQSARADDIGVLLAERIAFLDRPAFATFFRTDGGGRQFSLRAIEHPLRVRVDLPERGHAEASRIVARLILAQFTEAALTRSDRSLFAALVLDDATYTVTADSVRAVQRLRSANAGVVFALRTLEDVPEPLRGPLLGAVGCRMAFAGLAPWDGGRFAEAWGTEWVQTRDVTNRQIISDEPLTKALHMMRRLVTGKAATAEAITVREVERARWSASDLAHAVPAGHAVLSLTSVRGEHAPPLLVDLRT
- the gabT gene encoding 4-aminobutyrate--2-oxoglutarate transaminase — encoded protein: MTAIPQERRVVTAIPGPKSVELQSRRTAAVAGGVGSVLPVFTARAGGGIIEDVDGNRLIDFGSGIAVTSVGASAEAVVRRASAQLADFTHTCFMVTPYEGYVAVAEALAELTPGDHAKKSALFNSGAEAVENAVKIARAYTKRQAVVVFDHGYHGRTNLTMALTAKNMPYKNGFGPFAPEVYRVPVAYGYRWPTGAENAGAEASAQAIDMINKQVGAENVAAIIIEPVLGEGGFIEPAKGFLPAIAQFAKDNGIVFVADEIQSGFCRTGEWFACEDEGIVPDLITTAKGIAGGLPLAAVTGRAEIMDAPHAGGLGGTYGGNPVACAGALGAIETMKELDLNGKAKRIEEVMKSRLGAMAEKFDIIGDIRGRGAMIAIELVNDRETKEPNAAATAALAKACHAEGLLVLTCGTYGNVLRFLPPLVIGEDLLNEGLDILEQAFAGV
- a CDS encoding chitinase; protein product: MDRTRLSAALTAAALALGGLVATSTAAEAADAEVARNGGFEAGLTGWSCSAGSGVVVSSPVRSGSSALKATPGGSDNAKCSQSVTVKPNSDYTLSGWVQGGYVYLGASGTGTTDVSTWTPSASGWQKLSTSFRTGASTTSVTIYTHGWYGTAAYHADDVSLFGPGGDPVQLPAAPTGLTAGSPGSTSVPLSWSPVSGATGYNVYRGGAKVTSVTGTSATVTGLSPSTTYSFQVTATNSAGESPKSAVVGATTTAGGGNPGTGLPAHALVGYLHASFANGSGYTRMADVPDSWDVINLAFGEPTSVTSGDIRFSLCPAAECPNVESVAEFKAAIKAKQAAGKKVLISIGGANGQVQLGSTAARDTFVSSVSKIIDEYGLDGLDIDFEGHSLSLNTGDTDFRSPTSPVIVNLISAIKTLKAKYGSDFVLTMAPETFFVQLGYQYYGSGPWGGQDPRAGSYLPVIRALRDDLTLLHVQDYNSGSIMGLDNQYHSMGGADFHIAMTDMLLTGFPVAGDQSKFFPALRPEQVAIGLPASTQAGNGHTSPAEVNKALDCLTKKVSCGSYATHGTWPALRGLMTWSINWDRFNQWEFSRNFDAYRWS
- a CDS encoding NAD(P)/FAD-dependent oxidoreductase, translating into MAPDAMTFASSLSDAQPVAFWLDDPARPAALPALTGDEHCDLLVVGGGYSGLWTALLAKERDPGRDVVLIEGHEVGWAASGRNGGFCAASLTHGLGNGIARWPGELARLEELGDRNLDAIEEAVARHGIDCDFERTGEIDVATEPYQVAELAEMHEEARRHGFDGLELLDADAVRAEVNSPTFLGGLWDRRGVAMLNPAKLAWGLKEACRGLGVRIYENTRGLELAASGAGMAVRTPYGRVFARRVALGTNVFPSLVKRVRAYTVPVYDYALMTEPLSEQQRAEIGWEGRQGLGDVANQFHYFRITADHRILWGGYDAIYPYGGKVSAELDHRPETYLKLAGHFFRCFPQLEGLRFSHAWGGAIDTCSRFSAFFGTAHGGKVAYAAGYTGLGVGATRFGADVMLDLLSGERTERTELEMVRSKPMPFPPEPVAWAGIGLTKWALARADAQGGRRNVWLRAMDRMGLGFDS
- a CDS encoding phosphatase PAP2 family protein, translated to MRETPRSQGTAGDSRPRPPQLRPGRALAHTTGASGSGTPHRSDGRPPQTPRGARQTGQAGRFGTTPPVPRWPAFPRQVWPAVLCAVLFSLITWQVAAGGPLRSLDERVELRIAGHGPRPLTEALADLGSVAVALPVLAAALAYALWRDRRAARRDALVAVLTMAAVPALVVPLKALIDRQGPLTDAGGYYPSGHTATAMVAYGTAALLLAPYLRLRRSMPVALVLTLATGIGLVLRGYHWPLDVIGSWCLCGMLLLISSSGMRRNSGRTPTG